The Prosthecomicrobium sp. N25 nucleotide sequence AGCATCATCCCGACCAGAACCGCGAGAACCCGAAGGCCAAGGACGCCTTCTCGGAGATCAACGCCGCCTACGAGATCCTGGGCGACAAGGAGAAGCGCGCCCAGTTCGACCGCGGCGAGATCGACGCGGAGGGCAAGCCCCGCTTCCAGGGCTTCGGCGGCCGCGGCTTCGAGGGGTTCGGCCGCGGCGCCGGCCCCGGCGCCGGGGCGCGCGGTGGCGGCCAGGGAATCTTCGACGACTTCCTGACCGACATCCTCGGCCAGGCCATGGGCGGCGGCCGGGGCACCGGCGGCTTCCGGCGCACGAGCTTCGACTTCGGTGGCGCCGGCCCAGGCTCCGAACATGGCACAGAGCGCCACCGGGGCGAGGACGTGGCCGCCACCGTCGAGGTCGCTCTGGAGGACCTGGTCGACGGCGAGAAGGTCCGCGTCACGCTGCCGAGCGGCAAGGTGCTCGACGTCTCGCTCCCCGAGGGCGTCACCAACGGCCACAAGATGCGCCTCAAGGGCCAGGGCCATCCCGGCTCCGGCGGCGCCGCGGCCGGCGACGCGATCCTGACCGTCCTGTTCCAGAAGCATCCGGTCTGGACCGTCGACGGCTTCGACCTGCGCGGCGACGTGCCCGTCGCCCTCGAGGACGCGGCGCTCGGTGGCAAGGTGCGGGTCAACACCCTCGACGGGCCTGTTGAGATGACGATCCCGCCGAAGTCCACGGGCGCCCGGGCGTTGCGCCTGCGCGGCAAGGGCCTCCCCAACAAGTCCGGCGGCCGCGGCGACCTCTACGTCTCGCCCCGCATCGTTCTGCCCGAGGGCGGCGATGCCGAGCTCGAGGGCTTCCTGCGCGCCCGCCGCAGCCGTTGATCCGCAAGGCCGGGCCGCGTCACCACGGTTTCGCCGCCAAGCGCGTCCATTCTGCCCTCGTTCATCTTGGATGCGCTAGACCGGTGCCGTCGGATACGACGAGCGTGATCCGGTCGGGCCGGCAGGCCCGGTCCGGATCTCGCGTTCCCCAGCCGGGGCGGTGGGCCCCGACCCGGGCCCCGACCCGTTCCTGAGCAGGCTCCGAGTGGAATGATGAAGAAGATCCTCGTGATGGCGATGATGTTCGTCGTGACCGGCACCACGCTCGCAGAGGCGCAGTTCCGCCCCCGCCCCTCCGCACCGCGTCCGCCCTGGCAGGACGTCTGCTGCGGCGGGCCCTGCTGTCCGAAGCCCATCCGTCCGGGACGCTGACCGACTCGATGACCTCCAGGCCCGCGGACATCAGCAAGACCGAGCAGCCGCTCCGTCCGGGGCGGGTGGCCGGTCTGAGGCGTCCCGCGGCCGTCCTCGGCCTGACCCTGTTCGCCACCGCCGGCTGGGGCTGGGCGGCCTACGAGCGCTTCGTCGAGGTCCCCCACGCCGCCGCCCGCCAGCGCGTCGCCACCAGCCTCGACCTCCTCGACAAGTGGGCCGACGGCGAGGCCCAGCGCGCCTACGTCAAGCTTTCCGAGGAGCTCAAGCCCTGGTGGACCATGATCCAGGACCAGCAGCGCCGCATCATGGCGGCCCGCTCGGACCAGGAGCGGGATGCCCTGATCGCGAGCCGGGACGATCTCCTTTTGGCCTTTATTCGTGAGCACGATCTCGCCGCCTCGGTCGAACTGCTCGTCGACGCCTTCGACCAGTTCGACCGCTGCATCACCCTCGACGCCTGCGACGAGGAGATCATCCGAAAGTCCATAGCCATCGACGTGAAGCGGATCTACCGCACCTTCAAGCCCTTCATCCAGGCCCGCCGGGATACCGACAACACCGGCGAGCGAGACAAGGATTTCGGCAAGGGTCTCGAGGATCTTTTCTTCCGCTTCCTGAGTTGACTGGTCCCCCTCTGCGCGGCGACCGACTCCCGCGTCGAATCGGCATGACGCTCAATCTGATTGGAACGGAGAACCCCATGGTCAGCACCAACGATAACGTTTCGGTAACTTTACTCAACCGTGAGCGGAGCCTTGTGGCTTACCGTGGCTGAGTGGTACCATCCGGCATCTGTGCGTCCAGCGAGAGTTGCCAGTCGATGAGAGAGCTGGATATGGTTGTGGCGGCCGATGCGTCGGCGGCCGAATCCCTGGCATTCGAGCCGCGGATCCGCTGGTCTCGGGAAGCCCTCATCGGCGGCATCCTGACGATCGACGTCCTCATCATCGCGATCTCGGCGCTCCTGGCCGACCTGTCCTACAAGTCGTTCCTCACGCAATCCGGCCCCGAACTCGGCGAGTCCATCCGGATCGGGCTGTTCGCCACGGCCATCTTCTCCGGGTTCGTGGCCTGGCGCGGCGGATTCGACGTCGAGGCCATCGCGGACGCGCGCCGGCAGAGCCGGCTGGCCGCCCAGGGCTGGATCTTCGTCTTCTTCATGATCGGCTGGGGCGCCTTCCTCACCAAGATGACGGCGAGCTACTCGCGCGGTGCGATCCTCACCTGGTTCGTGTTCGGCGGCCTCGCGCTGCAGGCCTTCCATTATTTCGGCAGCGTCTGGCTGTCGCGCCGCCTGTCCCGCCGCGAGCTCTCGCTCAGTCGCGTCCATGTCGTCGCGGTCGCCGAGGCCGACCGCTACCACGCCATGTCGGGCCGCCTGGCCGAACTCGGCATCGAGCCCGTCGGCGTCACCACCATTCCGACCTCGAAGCTCGGCCGGCCCGACTTCTACCGCGCCTGTGTCACGGCCGCCGACGACGCCCGCCGCTCGCTCGCCCAGTCCGGCGTCGACGCCGTCCATGTTTTCGTGCCCTGGAACAACCGGCGCGCCTTCGACGAGCTGCGCGCGGTCCTGTCGACCCTGCCCGTGCCGGTCCTGCTCTTCGCCGACGACAACGCCCAGCATCTTCTCGCCCATCGCCGCCAGACCTTCGGCGACCTGGACGCCTTCGAGGTGCAGCGCGCGCCGCTCTCCTTCGCGGAGCGCGCCGTCAAGCGTCTGCTCGACATCGCGGTCGCCGGGACGGCCCTCGTCCTCCTATCGCCGCTGATGCTCATGACCGCCCTGGCGATCATGGTCGAGACCGGGCGGCCCATCTTCTTCCTGCAGGATCGCAAGGGCTTCGGCGGCCGTCTCTTCCGCATCCTGAAGTTCCGCACCATGACGGTGCAGGAGAACGGCCCGCAGGTCGAACAGGCCCGCCGCGGCGACCCGCGCATCACCCCGCTTGGCCGCATCCTGCGCCGGACCAGCCTCGACGAGCTGCCCCAGCTCGTGAACGTCCTGCGGGGCGAGATGTCGATCGTCGGCCCGCGGCCGCATGCGGTCGCGCACGACAACCTGTACGACCGCCGGATCGGCACCTACGCGCTCCGCCATCACGTCAAGCCGGGCATCACCGGCTGGGCCCAGGTGCACGGCTTCCGCGGCGAGACCCGCGAGGACTCGCAGATGGAGGCCCGCGTCGAACTTGACCTCTGGTACATCAACAACTGGTCGTTCTGGCTCGACCTGCGCATCATCATGCGCACCGCCGTCATGGTCCTGGTCGACCGCAACGCCTACTGACGGGCGCCCGGCGGCTCACTCTACGGGAGGATACCGGCCGGGCCCGGCGTGGCGCGGGCCGGCCTGCGGCTCCGGACCGGCGATCTCGAGCACCAGCTTGCGCCGGACCGCCTCGGGAAAGCTCGTCGTCTCGTCCACCGTCACGATGAAGGCCCCGGGCCCGCCGATCACGTCACGGCGGAAATGCTCGGTCAGCGGCTCCCCCTGCACCCGCCGCACGACGCCGCCGGGGCGCGAGATCACCAGCCCGTTGATGGTGACTCCCTTCGCCACCGCGTCGTCCCGCGCCGCCGTGATCTCCCGCCCCCCGATGTTCGGCCCGTCGGCCGAGACGTCGATCACCTTCTGGGTGCCCTCGAAGGCGTTGCGCTCGATCAGGCCCACGGAGAAGTCGATCGCGTTGGAGATCGAGTTGTAGCCGTAGGCCGCGCGCGGCCGTGTCACGAGCTTCTCCCCGAAAGCCGCGGCGCTCGCCAGGTCGTGCACCACCGCCCAGTCGACGATCACGTGCTGCGACGTCGGCCCGCCCCACTCGATGTAGGTGAGCGCGATCTTCCCCGTCAGGCCGGACCGGATCGCCCGCTGCACCTCGGGGGAGACGAGCGCGTCCGCGTATCCCTTGCGCTGGAGCGCCAGTTCGTCGGCATCGATCGACCCCGACCCGTCCGCCGCGAGCACCAGCTCCAGGTCGACCTCCTCGGCCACGGCCGGCAGAGCAGGGACGGCGAGACAGGCGAGGACGGCAAGCATGCGGGCGACAGTCATCGAGGCACCTCCGCTCGGCTGCCATACGCCCGGGAGGATAGGGCGGATCTCCCCCGAGGTCTCCCCGTGCCTGCGCCGATCCGCCCTCCGCCGGAGCCGGGGAGAGCGCCCGGCCGGCGAGGCCTTCAGAGGCCGACGGCTGCGCCGTCGCTGCGCGGGTCCGCGGCGCCTTCGATCAGGCCGCCCGGATGGAGCACGATCGCGCCGGCATGCCCCATCATCTCCTCGAACGGCCCGACCACCTGGATCTCGTGGCCGGCCGCGCGCAGCCGCTCCACCAGCGCCGCGTCGAGCCGCGATTCGATCTTGAGGTTCGAGGTCGCCGCGCCCCAGGTCCGGCCGAGGAGCCAGCGCGGCGCGGTCACGGCCGCCTGAAGGTCGGAGCCGAACAGGGCGTAGCGGCTGAAGACCGCCGCCTGCGTCTGCGGCTGGCCCTCGCCGCCCATCGTCCCGTAGACCATCCGCCGCCCGTCGCCGAGCTCCGCGAAGGCGGGCTGGATGGTGTGGAACGGCCGCCGGAACGGCTTCAGCCCGTTGAAGTGCCCGGGCGTGAGCGAGAAGGAGGTGCCCCGGTTCTGCCAGGTGACCCCCGAGCCGGGCAGGACGAGGCCGGAGCCGAACTCCCAATAGACGCTCTGGATGAAGCTCACGGCGCGGCCCTCGCGGTCGATCGCGCCGAGCCAGACCGTGTCGCCCGGCGCCGCCGGCTGCGGCCAGGGCAGGGCGCGCCCGCGGTCGATGCGCGCCGCCGCGGCGTCGAGCACGTCGTCAGCCAGGAATTCGATGGCGGCGCGCGTCATGTAGGCGGGGTCGCAGACGTGCCGGTCGCGCACCAGGAAGGCCTGCTTGGTCGCCTCCACGAGCCCGTGCACATGCTCGATGCCCTCCGCGGTCGTGACGCCCAGCCGTGCGAAGATCCCGAGGATCATCAGCGAGGCGAGGCCCTGGGTGGGCGGCGGCAGGTTATAGGCCCGGTGCGGCCCGACCGCGACCGACAGCGGCTCGACGTCCAGCGCCCGGTGGCGCTCGAGGTCCGCGAGCCGCAGCGGCGAGCCGGCCGCCTCGAGGTCGCCGGCGAGGCTGCGGGCGAGGTCGCCGCGGTAGAAGTCGTCGAGGCCGGCCCGCGCCAGATGCTCCAGCGTATCGGCCACCTTGACCTGACGCAGACGGTCGCCGGCCGCCACGAGCCGCCCCTCCGGCGCGTAGGTCGCCCGGAAGCCCGGCACCGGGTCCAGCTCCGGCGCCTTCTCGGCCGCATTGCGCGCCAGCGTCCGCGTCACCGCGACGCCGTCCCGGGCGAGCCGGATCGCGTCCTCGAAGAGCCGCGCGAGCGGCATCGGCCGGCTCGTCAGGGTGGCGTTGAGGGCAAGCGCCCGCGCCCAGCCCGAGACGGCGCCCGCGACGGTGAGCGCCGCGCGCGCCCCGCGCGCCGGGATGGCGGTCTCGCCGGCATAGAAGTCCGGGCTCGCCAGCCCGGCGGCCGCCCCGCAGGCGTCGATGCCGGCGGGAGCCCGGCCCGGCACGGAGACGATCCAGAAATTGTCGCCGCCGAGCCCGTTCATGTGCGGATACGCCACCGCGATCGCGGCGGCCGCCGCCACCATGGCCTCGATGGCCGTGCCCCCATCCTCGAGCACCCGCGCCCCGGCGCGGGCCGCCAGATCGTGGGGTGCCGTCACCATGCCGCCGTGGCTACGCTTCGTCTCGAGCATGCGATGTCGCCCTCCGCTGCCCCGACCATAAGCCATTGCGCCCCCGCCTCCGCAAGGGATGGCCGCCCCCGCTCCGGCCCGGGAGGGGCCCGGCGGGCGGTTCGCACCGGCCTCCTGTGGCTCTACGGAACAGAAGCTCGTCATTATGCACAGTGACGGACAGATTACACATTCCGTATGGGTAATTTATGCAATAGGTTGCAGATAAAATCAGGTGGGGAGGCTGCGGTGGAGCGAGTGGCACTGGACGAATTCGTGGCCCGGCTGCGCAGCCTCGGCGTGCGTGAAGTCACCATAGAACACCACGATGTGGAGTCGGGCTCCCCGCAAAGCATCGCCTGCAAGTTCCACTTCATGACCGGCACGTTCAATGACAGCGGCGAGTGGGAGATGCAGATCATCGAGCCCGAGGGGTGGGCCGGCTCCGGGGACCCCGACTAGATCGAGATGGGGCGGCAGGATTCGAACCTGCGGATGGCGGAATCAAAATCCGCTGCCTTACCACTTGGCGACGCCCCAGCAATGCCGCTGACGGCGGCGCGGGGCCGCGGTCGGGCCGGGATGCTATAGCGGCTTCGCGGCGGGGTCGCAACCGACCGGAGGACCGGGGACGGCACGGTCCGGAGCCCCGGTGCAAACCGAAATTCACCGCTTGCGGTGCCGGATCGCGGTCGCTATAAGACCGGCCTGCGACGGCGGAGTGTAGCGCAGCCTGGTAGCGCACCTCGTTCGGGACGAGGGGGTCGTGTGTTCGAATCACACCACTCCGACCAATCGCATCAAGGACTTGGCGTCCCGGGCCAGGTCGACGGAAAGATGGACCCCGGCCGCGAGGCGGGGTTTTTTCATGTCCGTTCGACGCGCCGGCGGATGACCCCATGAGCCTCGGACCGCCCCGCTTCGACCGCGCCTTCGACCCCCGCCACGGCGAGGCCGTGCGCCTGTCACCGCTCGTCCGCCGCGTGACCGTCCGCAACCCCGGCCCCTTCACGTTCCACGGCACCAACACCTATCTGGTCGGCGACCGCGACCTCGCCGTAATCGACCCCGGGCCGGACTATCCCGCCCACC carries:
- a CDS encoding DnaJ C-terminal domain-containing protein, with translation MRDPYDVLGVARGASEDEIKKAFRKAAKKHHPDQNRENPKAKDAFSEINAAYEILGDKEKRAQFDRGEIDAEGKPRFQGFGGRGFEGFGRGAGPGAGARGGGQGIFDDFLTDILGQAMGGGRGTGGFRRTSFDFGGAGPGSEHGTERHRGEDVAATVEVALEDLVDGEKVRVTLPSGKVLDVSLPEGVTNGHKMRLKGQGHPGSGGAAAGDAILTVLFQKHPVWTVDGFDLRGDVPVALEDAALGGKVRVNTLDGPVEMTIPPKSTGARALRLRGKGLPNKSGGRGDLYVSPRIVLPEGGDAELEGFLRARRSR
- a CDS encoding DUF4760 domain-containing protein, with amino-acid sequence MTSRPADISKTEQPLRPGRVAGLRRPAAVLGLTLFATAGWGWAAYERFVEVPHAAARQRVATSLDLLDKWADGEAQRAYVKLSEELKPWWTMIQDQQRRIMAARSDQERDALIASRDDLLLAFIREHDLAASVELLVDAFDQFDRCITLDACDEEIIRKSIAIDVKRIYRTFKPFIQARRDTDNTGERDKDFGKGLEDLFFRFLS
- a CDS encoding undecaprenyl-phosphate glucose phosphotransferase, whose product is MRELDMVVAADASAAESLAFEPRIRWSREALIGGILTIDVLIIAISALLADLSYKSFLTQSGPELGESIRIGLFATAIFSGFVAWRGGFDVEAIADARRQSRLAAQGWIFVFFMIGWGAFLTKMTASYSRGAILTWFVFGGLALQAFHYFGSVWLSRRLSRRELSLSRVHVVAVAEADRYHAMSGRLAELGIEPVGVTTIPTSKLGRPDFYRACVTAADDARRSLAQSGVDAVHVFVPWNNRRAFDELRAVLSTLPVPVLLFADDNAQHLLAHRRQTFGDLDAFEVQRAPLSFAERAVKRLLDIAVAGTALVLLSPLMLMTALAIMVETGRPIFFLQDRKGFGGRLFRILKFRTMTVQENGPQVEQARRGDPRITPLGRILRRTSLDELPQLVNVLRGEMSIVGPRPHAVAHDNLYDRRIGTYALRHHVKPGITGWAQVHGFRGETREDSQMEARVELDLWYINNWSFWLDLRIIMRTAVMVLVDRNAY
- a CDS encoding DUF1194 domain-containing protein, translating into MTVARMLAVLACLAVPALPAVAEEVDLELVLAADGSGSIDADELALQRKGYADALVSPEVQRAIRSGLTGKIALTYIEWGGPTSQHVIVDWAVVHDLASAAAFGEKLVTRPRAAYGYNSISNAIDFSVGLIERNAFEGTQKVIDVSADGPNIGGREITAARDDAVAKGVTINGLVISRPGGVVRRVQGEPLTEHFRRDVIGGPGAFIVTVDETTSFPEAVRRKLVLEIAGPEPQAGPRHAGPGRYPPVE
- a CDS encoding gamma-glutamyltransferase family protein; its protein translation is MLETKRSHGGMVTAPHDLAARAGARVLEDGGTAIEAMVAAAAAIAVAYPHMNGLGGDNFWIVSVPGRAPAGIDACGAAAGLASPDFYAGETAIPARGARAALTVAGAVSGWARALALNATLTSRPMPLARLFEDAIRLARDGVAVTRTLARNAAEKAPELDPVPGFRATYAPEGRLVAAGDRLRQVKVADTLEHLARAGLDDFYRGDLARSLAGDLEAAGSPLRLADLERHRALDVEPLSVAVGPHRAYNLPPPTQGLASLMILGIFARLGVTTAEGIEHVHGLVEATKQAFLVRDRHVCDPAYMTRAAIEFLADDVLDAAAARIDRGRALPWPQPAAPGDTVWLGAIDREGRAVSFIQSVYWEFGSGLVLPGSGVTWQNRGTSFSLTPGHFNGLKPFRRPFHTIQPAFAELGDGRRMVYGTMGGEGQPQTQAAVFSRYALFGSDLQAAVTAPRWLLGRTWGAATSNLKIESRLDAALVERLRAAGHEIQVVGPFEEMMGHAGAIVLHPGGLIEGAADPRSDGAAVGL